In a single window of the Scyliorhinus torazame isolate Kashiwa2021f chromosome 2, sScyTor2.1, whole genome shotgun sequence genome:
- the LOC140407934 gene encoding G-protein coupled receptor 4-like → MDNVTQSNSNCSVDTSVESVLVPSMYMASFLVSIPGNCLSIYVACLHVKRDNEIGIYLLNLSVVDILYTLTLPYWFMEYIIVIPNKALYNVLIIVMYSAMYLSPAFLCCISMNRYLAIVHPLRFFGLRTVRATILASSVCWTIQLMFHALLLHRQNFFSTFASSLVYVEVYPMKSTLFVEYIARFSAGFCLPLTLLLFCSHRIFKAIEGSITTVKKEKKKIAKLLFQLILVYVISFGPYQIIMLVRSLVEPGNCNFAQKTYTFYKVAFALTGLNCAADPIIYCLLCESAKCDISNFFMRMKINLQRLYAKF, encoded by the coding sequence ATGGACAACGTGACACAAAGCAATTCCAATTGCTCTGTTGATACCAGCGTGGAGTCTGTCTTGGTCCCCAGCATGTACATGGCTTCATTTCTCGTCAGCATTCCTGGAAACTGTCTATCCATTTATGTGGCTTGCTTACATGTGAAGCGCGACAATGAGATTGGAATCTACCTATTGAACCTGTCCGTCGTTGATAtcttatacacactcacactcccttacTGGTTCATGGAGTACATCATCGTCATCCCCAACAAGGCACTGTATAATGTTCTTATTATCGTGATGTATAGCGCCATGTATTTAAGTCCTGCGTTCCTCTGCTGTATTTCAATGAATCGCTACCTAGCTATAGTCCATCCACTGAGGTTTTTTGGGCTCAGGACAGTGCGGGCAACCATCTTAGCCAGTTCAGTCTGCTGGACCATACAGCTGATGTTCCATGCATTGTTACTCCACAGGCAGAATTTCTTCTCCACGTTTGCTTCCTCCTTGGTCTATGTAGAAGTTTATCCGATGAAGTCAACCTTGTTTGTGGAATATATCGCCCGATTTTCTGCTGGATTTTGCTTGCCACTGACCCTGCTTCTCTTTTGCTCTCACCGCATTTTCAAAGCCATTGAAGGCAGCATTACTactgtgaaaaaggagaagaagaaGATTGCAAAACTCTTGTTTCAGCTGATTCTGGTTTATGTCATCAGCTTTGGACCGTATCAAATTATAATGCTGGTCCGCAGTCTCGTTGAACCTGGAAACTGCAATTTTGCCCAGAAAACATATACCTTTTACAAAGTGGCCTTTGCGCTTACAGGCCTCAACTGTGCTGCTGACCCCATTATCTACTGCTTGCTCTGTGAATCTGCCAAATGTGATATCAGTAACTTTTTCATGAGAATGAAGATAAATCTCCAGAGATTGTATGCCAAGTTTTAA